The DNA region attttctTGTTTGGCCATTGTGTCGCCTCAGCCCCTAGATCTTCCAATCACTTTTCCTCGCACCATTACCGCTTCCCTCAAGGCCCAGCACCTTTAGAAGAGCGGTATAGAACAACCGTATCTCCTCCACTACTTACAGTCAGCTTCAACTCGTTCAAATCCCCTCAACGCAATAACTTACCAGTGTTATAATGCGCCAAACTCACCCtcacaaccccatcatcccccaacccaagcaCCTCCTTAGCCAGCCTCACAGAGTAATAAGTCCCCCAGCTCAACTTAACCCTCCCATTTGTCTCCCGCTCAATAGCCTCTACCAAATCCTTCgacttccaccccctcaccctaAAACTCACCGTTGGCACCCTCACCTTagcatcaccacaccactcCCCGTAAATCGTTATCTttccctccaaccccgccaacaAACCCAGCAAAACCGACTgcaacctctcctcctggtctacaaccccctcccatctcggCGTCAGATAGTCCACCACAGCCGGAATCCCATAAATCAACTCCtgacaccacccccccgccAGCCCAATCTTGTCATCCAAACTCTCAGCAGGGTTGAAGAAATGCCCCATGGACTGGAGCTGTGCCCTAGCGCAGGGACCGGCGTACAGCTGTGAGATTCGAGGTCCGAAAAGCTTGTACCAGCTGAAGACGTAAAAGTCGACCCCGAGATCTTTGACGTCGATTCGGCGGTGGGGTGCGTGGGCTACGCCGTCAACGCAGAGAAGGGTCTGGGGGTTTAGGAGGCGGATTTTGGCGGAGAGGGATTTGATGTCGTGGATGGTGCCGAGGATGTTGGTTGTGTGGGTTAAACAAATGAGGcgggttttgggggagatgggagggttggtgaggtcGAGTTTGGGGTTGACGCAACCCGGCTGATCTTCaggtgggagttgggggtgcCACCAGCGGATTTTGAGATTTTGACGTGCTGCTAAGGCGAGCCAAGGGGCGATGTTGGACTCGTGGTCGagggggcagaggaggatCTCATCTTCgggtgagaaggagagggcgtgAGAGAGGTTGTAAAGGAGTTGGGTTGCGGAGGAGCCGAAGACTAGGGGTTGTGTAAGAGAGGAATGCGGTTTTATGTGAGGGTGGAATAGAGCAACTTTAGGGTCTACGAACCTATTTCATCTGGGGAGGCGTTGATAAAGTCTGCTGCGGCTTTGTAACCGTCGTTGACGAGGTTTGGAGTTATGAGGTAGTCGCGCACACTGGGACACGCATCAGCTTCGGCAGGGCACTGGTGGCATGGAGACTGGTTTACTCATACCGATCAGCTACTGATCCCAATACCTGGCTTCCAGCTGCAGTATTAAAGAATATATAATCTCCTGACAATGCGGGGAAGCTTGCCCTCACGCTGTCCATATCTTCAGGTGTAAATGGCGGCATCTGAATTAGACTTGTTTTCAGACTCTCTGTTTGGGGGCCACCGAGTGTCCAAGGGCACTCCTCGGTCCGCACTTGGGAAGAAACgagacaagaagaagtccaagaCACTAACTACCTTGCGTTGAAGTCATGTTTGACTTTAGTCAACGGCTCGGAATGTCGggcaccatcatctccaagtGGATAACAAAGAGAGGGCTCTATTGGTCGATTCAATGTCGACACCCAGCTCCCTACCTGCAACTATCATCCTCTTTTATATCAACTGCCAATGGAGCCTTTCAGAGCCCGATCTAAGGATCGAGACTGAAAGCTGCATAAGAGACGCATAAATAGGATCAAGGCGATCCCACCCGAAAGAGATCACCGGCGGCTCCATGCAGACCTCTCTGTGTCTTGTTGGATGCCATCCTGACGTGGAAGCAGCCATCTCCAGACAGGCGCCGAGGCTTAACAAACTGCGGCGAATTCTGATGCTCACAAGACCCAACCGGAGGAAAGATGCTGTTCAAGAGAAGCGCCTAGATCGAGTAAGGGATGGGGGGGCATATGGCATTACCATATACCCTGCGCGGTACCAAAGCCTGCTCAGCCTCTCGAAGCAGCGCTACCCACCCGCTATGAGCTTGCAACTGGACAAGCGCTTCGGGCATCATGCAAGACCTGCGCAGGGCCTCGCAGCTTTCTTGAGTCCATCATGGCGTTTGACCCCACAGCGAGCCAATCGATCGCCTGTTTCAGGGTCGGCCCATGTTCGTTTCCCCAAAGTGGGGCATAAAAAGTTTTGGACCCGCACATGTTCCTCATGGGATATTTTATCTTTTGATATCAGCCCATCTCCAGagctcttctttttctgccCCATTTTTCCACCGaaaaccaaccccaaatCCTGTGCAACAGACCCAATTGCAccatgaagatgaagagaaaggccGATTCTCCAGCTGATGGCAGGAaagccatcaagaagcggACCAAGAACTGTAATAAGCCTGCCGCTGCCCCTCAACCCGCCCACCGATAGCTCCGGCGATACGATAGACGCTGACACAACTCCTCCATCATAGCTCTCAGCGATGAGGATGCCAAAGCCCGCTTCCGCAAGGGGCTGTTTGACAAGAAGGTCCTCGAAAAGTACACCTCAGAGTATgcgacatcaacaccgtACAAACACAGCGTAATCCACGAGCTCGCCGACGATTCCCTCCTGCGCAAGGTTCGCGAGGAAATCAAGGCCAATGTTCACTTCACCCCCAAAGAGACCGACATCTACAAGATCCACCAAAGTGGTGACCTTGCCAACCTCGACGGACTCGACGACAAGGCATTGGCcaagctcccctcccttctcgCCCTCCGCGATGCGCTCTACTCCCAGACCTTCCGCGAATATGTTTCGCACATCACCGGCTGCGGCCCCTTGAGTGGGCGCAAGACCGATATGGCCATCAATGTCTACACACCCGGCTGCTACCTCCTGTGCCACGACGATGTCATCGGTTCTCGAAAAGTCAGCTACATTCTGTATCTTACCGACCCAGACACACCATGGCAGCCCGAGTGGGGCGGAGCTCTTCGCCTCTTCCCCGTCGTCGACCGAGAGGGCAAGGACGGCGAGGTTGCCAAGACACCCCTGCCAGACTTTGTCAAGTCTATCCCACCAGCCTGGAACCAGCTCTCTTTCTTTGCCGTGCAGCCCGGCGAGTCCTTCcacgatgtcgaggaggtctACCATGCTGCCAGCCcggaggagctcgagaagaaTGCTGGGCGCATCCGCATGGCCATCAGCGGGTGGTTCCACATTCCCCAGGTTGGAGAGGACgggtgggtggagggtgcCGAGAGAGAAGCGGCTCACAAGAGCGGACTGATGCAGCTGCAGGGTAACCCAGACCAGCACGACCAGCCGCAGGCGAAACCCATAAGGGTTGAGAAGAGCAAactcgaggaggatgacttCCCTCTGGATGAGTCTGATCTGGAGTTCCTTTTGAAGTACATCGCGCCGACCTACCTCACACCAGACACCATCGAGCGCGTCGCCGAACactttgaggaggagttcaGCATCACTTTGCCAGACATTCTGCATCCCAGGTTCGCCGAGAATCTTCGCAAACATGTGGAGgaccaggagaagaagccacTACCGGAAAGCAGTGATGAGATCGAGAAGGGCGCCTGGAAGGTTGCGCGCCCACCTCACAAGCACAGATATCTCTACCTCCAGCctggagaggagaagacCGAGGAGTCGCCCCTCAAGGAGCTGCTCGAGGTTCTTTTGCCATCCAGACAATTCCGCCTGTGGCTGCAGATGGCTACGCGCTCTACGGTCGAAAGCGTCGATTTACTGGCCAGGCGCTTCCGCCATGGACAAGACTACACACTCGCGACCGGCCATGAGGGCAAGCCTAGACTCGAAGTCAATATTGGCCTGACGCCCACCACTGGCTGGGGCGATgttgaggacgacgaggatgaggaagaagaagaagaggaggaggaggaggaggagtcctCTGAAGAGGAGCAGCCCAAGAAGAAAGGCAAGAACGGCGCGGCGAACGGCAAAagaaaggagaaggccaacgGCAAGTCTGCTAACGGCAGCGAtgccaagggcaagggcaagggcaagggcaaggctgTTGAAAAGGAGCCCGAGCCTGAGGAAGAGCTCGAAGTTGGTGGCCACGAGGTTTACATGGCTGGCGATGACGACAGCAACGAGGATGCCGCCATCTACAAGACCAGCGATGAGGACGACAAcattctcttcttccaggcTGCCTCCTGGAACAAGATGAGCATTGTGCTGCGCGATAGCGGGACTCTCCGCTTCGTAAAGTACGTCTCCCAGAGCGCCAAGGGCGACCGATGGGATGTTAGTGCGATGTTTGAGATTGAGGAACAAGACGAAGAGCCCTcctcggaagaggaagggaaTGGCGAGGCTtcgggtgttggtgttgtggatGATTCCGAGGAGGAATTCAAGGGGTTCTCTCCCAGTGAGGACAGTGATTCCGACTAATGATGGAAGTTGTCAGGAACTGAGGTCGACACAACAAGGTTGCGTGAGCAAGctgagagagggaaaagcaCACTAGCtacaggaagaagatggccaagGCCACACTGGTTCAACCAGACTGGTGGAACCCTACCCCTTGGCAAGGGAATTCATGACAGAAGTATGCTACGAACTAAAGATATGATTTGGACATCTATAGTGTTGGTCGATCTGGGACTCGGCCGAGTATTCTTGGCTGACGATTTGGGCAATGTCACTTCAGAGACTACATCTGCTCATGTGCTGATGAGAGTCTTAATTGATGATTTAGCCGGTAGGCTGAGCAACTGCACACTCTGCTCTCCGGCAAGCTCGGCGCTGCGATCAGTGATCTAcgggtgtgtgtgtgccttGCGTCACCGACCTGTAACAAGTAGGTGAGATCTTGTGTGAGGAAGGTTGTACGATCTTGGTGGGACTTGTCATCTTATGTACATCGAGGGGTCGCATAGTGGGCTGCTATTGTCGTTGATCAAGACGGCACAGGTGCTCGAGGTGGCAAAGGGGTCTCTGACCCTGACTTTGAGAGTTTCTGGAAGAGAGGCTGGGAAGAGTGGGAAGGAATGCATCTCCAACGTGGCGTTGCCTGCATGAAGCCAAATAAGGATTTGTCTTGGGCTGACAGGCGGGTTTTGGGGCTGTTTTTTGTACCTTCACTCAGCTTGCTCGGCAGAGGGAAGCGCGGAGATGTCTGGATAGCTTCAGCAGCCGTGCTTCAACAACGTCATGTTTGGATTTATTTTGCTTTGACCCCCGAAAGGTGGTGTAGGCGATGATACCGGCCAAAGTCGCATTTCTCGTCCATCTCTTGGTGTGAGTTCACCCAGAGCCGGGCAGCCGGGCACTCCATGCTCCGACTTCCCAGCCCTTATTCCTTCTTTGCGGGGTCGGGATGGGGACCGAAAAGGAACGGGGTTTCCACGACCCCACTAAGCGGCCTGCACCGCCCGCTGGTAGAGATCTTACAGCATGTTTTATTCAGGGCTGTCAAGACATTCAGGGAACAACCAGAGCTGTGTCTTTCGAGCACGAGAGGATGCCCCAGTGCCGCCCTTCTTCCGTCcgaatgtgtgtgtgtgtgtgtgtgtgtgtgtgtgtgtgtctttgCTGACGAGAGAGCGGCACCAAGGCCCAGACCattggtgaggaggggactGAATACAATTTGCTGCGTGTGTGAtctgctgcttgcttgcttgcttgcttgcttgctaTGTTATACCGCTGGATTTCCCAGTTCCCGAACCGCTGCAAGTGCCTTTTTAGCCCCATCGCATCGTCTGACCACTCTCGAACCAATCCTGTTGGGACGGGCCTTCTTGTTAAAATCTTGGCCCTGCATTTGCTCTTCTTGGATTTAAACACCGATGCCCCGGCCATCGCAGACCGTTCCTGTTCAAGCTTCGAGTTCTTTGgttttttctcctttttgcGCGCGACTGGTTTCTCTGCCTCTTCAAATTGTTTGAAAGCATTTTTTTGAAGAAGCCGGTCAATTTCTGGAGTTTGGTTGTCGAGCTCGGTTCCTACGTAATATCTTCAGCATGCCAATCCGCAACCCCTTTGCGCGCCGTCCCGGTGTCATCGTCACCGCTCATGATGAAAACTCACGACCGGGGTCGGCGGCCGGGAGTGTGAAGGAAAGCGTGCTGTCGCCGGGTTTTGAAAGGGTAGACACTGTTGGGTCAAAGGCATCGTCGGCGTTCAGCattcgcagcagcaggaggagccaGGACACAGGGGAATACAAGATGAGCGGTACGGTTCCCTCAAAGTCTCCTGAATGAGCGGCCCCTTTCCCCCACATAACTGAGTGGGAGGCTCGggatcaccaccatcgtGGCGACACAGCTTCAAGCACCGAAAACTGACTCGGCGCCTGTTCATGCAGTGGTCAATGATAGTGGAATTTACCTTCCTGTAAGCTACCGCCTCCTCTCTTTCACATATCCTTCCCAGTACTGACGCGACCCCCTAGCCATCTCCCACTGAAAAGGAAGCTACCTGGCCACGCCGGTACCTCTCCCGAACCTCCAGCGACAGAAGCAGCCGGGATGGCTCGGGTGACATTGAGCACTTCCCTATCTCGAGGGAATCATTCGATTCTTACCGCCGCTCCTTTGTACGCCTTTCTctcccaaacaacccccttcaTGGCCCAACCGCTAACACACAATAGGACATCTCCGCCAGAAGCTACATCACCGACCCTGCGCCACGCCAATCCCTCGATTCCTCCGCCCGCTTCCCCCGCATGATGCACACGCGCTCATCGTTCCTAAGCCGGGAACCACCTACCCCGGAAGAGGGTTTTGAGGATGTTGGGCTAGGTGGTGAATCCAAGACCACAgcgcagcaccagcaccagcagcaacaccagcaccagcaacaaaccgAACAGACACAGACTCCAGCGttgccgaagaagaaggggctCTTTGCGAGATTTGGATCTGAGCACACCCACGAGACGACCGATGCAGCACATACTGCGAACAGCAACGCGACGTCATCATGGAGTTTCCTGCCTGGGGCGTCGAGAAAGAGGGCGCAGAGCGGGCAGGGAGCGGAGTTGGGGGCCATGCCTTTCCCTGTTGATAGGTCGGGGGCGAATGGGGGTgcggttgaggttgatgctTAAAGGACGTGCATGATATAGGGGGGCATCATTCTGACCAGAGGAGTCATGGCGATAGACGGGCAGCCGTCTGTGTTGAATGGGGGGCATATTGCTTGGAAAACAGACATATCACCAACATCTTTGTGTGGTGGTCGTTTTTTTTGCTGATGAAAAGGCGTTATGGGGtctgggtttgggatggaaTGATGAAGTGGGAGGTACACATATACTACTGTAATAATTCATGGTAATGAGGGTAACGAATATAGAGGTCGATTCAAGACATGCTAGTCTTGGTTAGTGATgggttttggtggaggaTAAACGCGATGCTTGGCTTTCCGTATAGGGATGGCACAACCTCGGGCACCGATGCTCTACTCACATCAACAGGGATGTTTCTGACTTCTTTGCAGAAAattctcccaccccctcacgCTGTTTCTGGTTTCTGGAGTTGACACTGTTTCCGGTGTCAAATGCTCTCTCTGTCTGCAGGCTGTCAGCATGCGACCGCCTGATCCGCACAGCCTCGCCAAGGTCTTCTTGACAGCTTCTTCAGTTACAGCAATCAGGTCGGGATGGTCAAAGACCGCTGCCGTCGAGTGTTCTGTTTGAGTCCAGCTCCTCGTCTCGACCTGTGGATTGATGTCTAAGCATCTCCTCATTTCTCGCTAAAACACTTCCCCCCAAGACGAAGCTCCAATCGTGTGTGTTCATTCTTCAAGAAAACTGCATCGTGCTCCCAATGACTGCCTGACCACTTGACTGGATCTTCACAAAAGTTAAGCAGTCGGCAGGCTTCAGGACTGGATACTTCCATTCAGACGAAGAGGTTTGCCTGATCCATCCTCTTGGTACTGCAACTTCATCTCACCTGAGGCAGACAGGAATATCACAACCAGCCTTATGTAGGTCATCTATGCAGTGTAGCCGCTTACTCTCAGCTGAACATCCCCTTCTTTCACGCTGCAATATTtataaacaaaaaaaaaagaaaaaaagaaaaaaaagaatcaTGCCCGAGCCGTTACGTACCATGCTGGGCCAAGAAATTAGCAACCAAAGACATCTTGGTTCCATCTACCTATAtcccttttcttttatacacccccatcccctctaaaacccctcctccttcaacctctccagcccCTGCACCAAGTCATCCCTCaaatcctcccacccctccacaccGATGCTaactctcaacaacctcctaTCCACCTTGGGATCCGTCATCGCCCTCCACTCAATCAAACTCTCCACTCCACCCAGACTCGTGGCATGGTGGAACAACTGCAGCTTGCTAGGCAAcctcttcgccttctcctcgctctccAACCACAAGCTAAACACCGGCCCAAACCCATTGGGCATCTGCTTCCTCAGCCACGAGTTCTCATCCTTTGCCTCCGGCTGCTGAGAAGCGTGCTGAATCTTGAAGACAGACTGCGCaatgatgttgctgttgtcgccggccgccttcttctcggcaagGAAGTCAACCAGTTTCTGGGCGCTCTCGCTCTGGCGCTTGACTCTCAGTTCCAAAGTGCGGGCACTACGGACGCCAAGCCAGCCTTCAAGAGAGCCCATCACACCTCCAAGGTGGAGGCGCTCCTCCCTGAGCTCTGGGAGCCACTTCTCGGCTCTGTCTGGGCGGATGGCGAGGACACCGGCAAGCATGTCGGAGTGGCCGCCGAAATACTTGGTGGCAGAGTGCATGACGATATCGACGTTGTACTTGAAGGGCTCCAtcagaggggggggggcaaaGGTGGCGTCAACGGTGAGATAGCACCCCTTTTCGTCGGCCATCTTGCGGTAGTAAGCCAGGTCGCGAGCCTCGCCCGTGGGGTTAAGGGGTGTCTCGACGTGAATAACATCGCCCTTTTCGAGTTTGGCAAGGTCGGCATCGTCCTCCAGTTCAAGCTGCTCGAGGCcgttgagcttcttcatgATGTGGAGAATGCCATGGCAGCCGTGATAACCACCGCCGATAGCCACACgtttggggttgaggaagacAATCATGGCGTGGAAGGCGGCGAGACCGGATGCATAACTGAGTGACGGGGCTCCGAGGAGCGAGGTGAGGATGGCCTCGAAgcgggtggtgtttggtgcACTGTCTCGGGAGTACACGTGAGAGTCATAAGGGGCATTGGGCTGAACATTGTGTTAGTGACAGTGAACATGGGGTGTGATATGGTGTGAAGCACTCACGTTGAGATTGTCCCATGGTCTCAACTGTTCGGGGTCCCGGTTATATCGGAAAGTGGTAGAAACGTGCATGGGGGGAGCCACGGCCTGGTGATTGTTGATATAGTCATCGGCGTGGACCGAGCGAGAAGCCATAGACAGCTCCCTGCCAAAGGCGACAGCGAGCGAGTTGGGGCCCTCAACGACCGCCTTGACCGCAGACCCAGCGGGGCGAACAGGAAGCTCATCAGACGCCATCTTGGTAGATTAGTGAGTTGTATGTGACGACAAGGACAGAAACCGGCCGGTGTAagtgaggtggtgttgagctgCTCATATAAACGTTCGATATCGGCGCGGGGCAGCTGGGCGGCTCCATATGGTGGAATTCGTCATTCCAAGGGCGTCTCAACTGCTGCTAGCGGCGGCCTTTGCATCCACAACGCTTCTAGAAGCAGTTGCCCCTCCCCACTCGCCACTTTCACAGGGGCTTCCCGGATGGCACATCGGAGCTGCTTCACCAGCCGATACCGACCTCTACCGCGCGGCCCCGTTACTTTATGCATCGTGGTGAGAATCGTCAGTGCCTCTGGTCGACAAAAACAGTGACCTCGTGAACATGTCCGATTGCTTCCAATGTTGAGATCTTGCTCTGTGCGCTGGCTTCACGAGTGTCATGTCATGTGTCGTGCTTGCATCGTCGGATAACGCAGGTCGAGTTGGGGCAAAGGCAAGCCTCTGTATCGATGCCGATGATATGATcttcctccaagccctcctcgaccaaaaaaaatcccACATGTAGATTGCATTTCACGCCACAGTCAAATCGCACTGGATTAGTTATCCCCCCATCTCAccccgtcacctccctcagcaaCCCCGTCACCGTCCTAGcctcccatcccttcctccccatctcagGCAACACCCTGTCCAACATCGGCCTCGTCCAACTCCTCCTATCATGACAAATAATCACCCCTCCCGGATCCAACATCCCCAAGATATGCCTCCCATTCACCCCCGCCCACCCAACCTGCGCATCATGAGGATAAAtactccccaacaccagcctGTACCCCAACCggttcaccacccccctaaTCCTATCGCTAAAAAACCCGCTCCCCGGCCTATAatacctctccctcccctccctcggcgGCTCTTTCCCCTCGTCCCTATAAGCCCTATCAATCATCCCCTGcacctccctcatctccctctccagctcctccgtcGACAACCCCCTCGCAGGCTCATCATGCATCCCGTGATTCCCCAGCTCATGCCCCTGCCTCACAATCTCCCTCAGTATCCCCTCTCGCCCAGGAACCTGCGACCCAATCACAAAAAACGTCGCGTGCGCCCCGCTGGCAGAGAGCGCGGAGAGAATCCCCCTCGTGTGATCAGACGGCGCGTCGTCAATAGTAAGCGCCACAATCTTCTTGTCGGGGGGCAGCCAGATCCGGAAGAGGACGTCGGTCCAGCGGTGGGAGAAGTAGCGGATTAGCGACGAGGGCGGGTAGTACACCACGTACAGCggcaaaatcaccaccactactaggagcagcagcaaaaagaGGAGGTACATTCGTCGTCGGCGGGCGTGGCGGCGGGCGAAGCTGGtggggagacggaggagtcggcgaagggggaggagcattGCGCTGCTGCGGCTTTGCTGTGTTTAAGGCGGGAAACAGGAAGAGACAAGATTAGGATATCATGTTTCAATGGCCTAGAAGCAAGAGACAAAACGAACGACAGGAAAAGTCTTCAAAGCTTACTCCAAGACAGCTGAGCATCAaatggagaaggggaaatgAATTGGCGATAAACGATAAAGATAGACAAGAAACGCGCGTGTTGCTGCAAAGTTACAGCAGCGTGACGTGCCTGGGTTTAATTGGGGTGGCGCAAGCTTCCTTGAGCTGAGAATATGTGGCTGAGAGTGTGGCActcaccccctttttctctctctcttagCAAGCCGCAATAAAGTCTTATAGATAAATGTTTTAATTTTTGTATTACCTATTTCCTACATGTTCTAGCTCCATCGAGCCCCTTGAATTCACCACGTAAATCCCAGCAGAAGAATCTATCCACTCCATGCCAAAATGATGCCGTGAGACTCCAACGCTTCTTTTGCATTCTTCTCTTGCCCCCTTTTCCGTCGTCAATGCAACGCTGTCCAGGTATAGTATAAACcatacaaaaaaaaaaaaaaaacaaaaaaaaacctccCTTGAAAACATAACGCCATAGATGCATGCAAATACCCGCCCCATGAACCAGCAGATAACCACACAGATCGCCCCAGCTGAGCAATCCCTCGGTATCACTCCTGCTTGGTAGAAACCAAATCATGAGTACCTCTTCAGCTCACTCTTATCCAACGTCCCAACAAATGCATGACTCAAAAAATGCAGCCagatcttgttcttctttcccttcttcttcttcttcttgtccccTTTcttgcccttttttttcttgtctcccttcttcttgtccccCTTCTTTGCCTCAGCCtccatctcttcatcatcagagTCACTGTCCGACTCAAAATCAGACTCATCACAGtcatgctcctcctcaacatctcccaCCTCTTCATCGCCAGCCATCTCAACCAGActct from Podospora pseudoanserina strain CBS 124.78 chromosome 1, whole genome shotgun sequence includes:
- a CDS encoding hypothetical protein (EggNog:ENOG503NYZH; COG:G; CAZy:CE4) — its product is MYLLFLLLLLVVVVILPLYVVYYPPSSLIRYFSHRWTDVLFRIWLPPDKKIVALTIDDAPSDHTRGILSALSASGAHATFFVIGSQVPGREGILREIVRQGHELGNHGMHDEPARGLSTEELEREMREVQGMIDRAYRDEGKEPPREGRERYYRPGSGFFSDRIRGVVNRLGYRLVLGSIYPHDAQVGWAGVNGRHILGMLDPGGVIICHDRRSWTRPMLDRVLPEMGRKGWEARTVTGLLREVTG
- the NUA3 gene encoding putative component of NuA3 histone acetyltransferase complex (COG:B; BUSCO:EOG09260ZG2; EggNog:ENOG503NVPI) translates to MKMKRKADSPADGRKAIKKRTKNSLSDEDAKARFRKGLFDKKVLEKYTSEYATSTPYKHSVIHELADDSLLRKVREEIKANVHFTPKETDIYKIHQSGDLANLDGLDDKALAKLPSLLALRDALYSQTFREYVSHITGCGPLSGRKTDMAINVYTPGCYLLCHDDVIGSRKVSYILYLTDPDTPWQPEWGGALRLFPVVDREGKDGEVAKTPLPDFVKSIPPAWNQLSFFAVQPGESFHDVEEVYHAASPEELEKNAGRIRMAISGWFHIPQVGEDGWVEGAEREAAHKSGLMQLQGNPDQHDQPQAKPIRVEKSKLEEDDFPLDESDLEFLLKYIAPTYLTPDTIERVAEHFEEEFSITLPDILHPRFAENLRKHVEDQEKKPLPESSDEIEKGAWKVARPPHKHRYLYLQPGEEKTEESPLKELLEVLLPSRQFRLWLQMATRSTVESVDLLARRFRHGQDYTLATGHEGKPRLEVNIGLTPTTGWGDVEDDEDEEEEEEEEEEEESSEEEQPKKKGKNGAANGKRKEKANGKSANGSDAKGKGKGKGKAVEKEPEPEEELEVGGHEVYMAGDDDSNEDAAIYKTSDEDDNILFFQAASWNKMSIVLRDSGTLRFVKYVSQSAKGDRWDVSAMFEIEEQDEEPSSEEEGNGEASGVGVVDDSEEEFKGFSPSEDSDSD
- a CDS encoding hypothetical protein (COG:E; EggNog:ENOG503NWXZ), with translation MPPFTPEDMDSVRASFPALSGDYIFFNTAAGSQVLGSVADRVRDYLITPNLVNDGYKAAADFINASPDEIVFGSSATQLLYNLSHALSFSPEDEILLCPLDHESNIAPWLALAARQNLKIRWWHPQLPPEDQPGCVNPKLDLTNPPISPKTRLICLTHTTNILGTIHDIKSLSAKIRLLNPQTLLCVDGVAHAPHRRIDVKDLGVDFYVFSWYKLFGPRISQLYAGPCARAQLQSMGHFFNPAESLDDKIGLAGGWCQELIYGIPAVVDYLTPRWEGVVDQEERLQSVLLGLLAGLEGKITIYGEWCGDAKVRVPTVSFRVRGWKSKDLVEAIERETNGRVKLSWGTYYSVRLAKEVLGLGDDGVVRVSLAHYNTVEEIRLFYTALLKVLGLEGSGNGARKSDWKI
- a CDS encoding hypothetical protein (COG:E; EggNog:ENOG503NXB3); this translates as MASDELPVRPAGSAVKAVVEGPNSLAVAFGRELSMASRSVHADDYINNHQAVAPPMHVSTTFRYNRDPEQLRPWDNLNPNAPYDSHVYSRDSAPNTTRFEAILTSLLGAPSLSYASGLAAFHAMIVFLNPKRVAIGGGYHGCHGILHIMKKLNGLEQLELEDDADLAKLEKGDVIHVETPLNPTGEARDLAYYRKMADEKGCYLTVDATFAPPPLMEPFKYNVDIVMHSATKYFGGHSDMLAGVLAIRPDRAEKWLPELREERLHLGGVMGSLEGWLGVRSARTLELRVKRQSESAQKLVDFLAEKKAAGDNSNIIAQSVFKIQHASQQPEAKDENSWLRKQMPNGFGPVFSLWLESEEKAKRLPSKLQLFHHATSLGGVESLIEWRAMTDPKVDRRLLRVSIGVEGWEDLRDDLVQGLERLKEEGF
- a CDS encoding hypothetical protein (EggNog:ENOG503P3Y8), with product MPIRNPFARRPGVIVTAHDENSRPGSAAGSVKESVLSPGFERVDTVGSKASSAFSIRSSRRSQDTGEYKMSVVNDSGIYLPPSPTEKEATWPRRYLSRTSSDRSSRDGSGDIEHFPISRESFDSYRRSFDISARSYITDPAPRQSLDSSARFPRMMHTRSSFLSREPPTPEEGFEDVGLGGESKTTAQHQHQQQHQHQQQTEQTQTPALPKKKGLFARFGSEHTHETTDAAHTANSNATSSWSFLPGASRKRAQSGQGAELGAMPFPVDRSGANGGAVEVDA